gcatttggtgtggagactaAGCGCCCAAGAATTGCTTCGGGGGTAAGATGTGTACGTGGTAGTTCTCTCATTTGTTGGGCTAGTTCTCCGCATTGCCTATATCTACTGCTAAGCAACATTACAACCGTTAGCGTGCTtcagtttaaaggacattaGAGCTAGCTTAATTAGAAAATACTAGGCATACTTAGGTAACGgggatagtctagttggttgtggaacagactgccgcgacgaatgtcctaaggttcaaaacctaagtttttaaatataatggatGTGGGTACCAACGCCATCTATGATGACCCATTAGAACTAGTATTTTTAGACCGCTGGTTTGGACTCACCTACTCCTCTTGTACAAAATCGAACTATTAATTGCcaacaaaaatactataatattaatttataatttaattcgaataatagtaatattatacgTATGTTGAAATAATCgcgtatcactacatagtataaaacaaagtggctttctctgtccctatgtgtgcttaaatctttaaaactacgcaacggattttgatgcggtttttttaatagatagtgattcaagaggaaggtttatatgtataataataatatccattaaatagtcagcattgcacccgtgcgaagccggggcgggtcgctagtttgtCTATAAAGGTTAAAACTATACTTATTCATGGGGATTGAATTATAACACACTACAAGTATATAAAAGCTGCTTTATTAAATCGTGTTTATCACAGTGTTTATAACATATGTATTAATAGTAAATACTTTCCTCTTGTGACTCAGGCATGCtcataaaatgcaattaatgtTTGTTGTCTTACCTGCTAACTGAGTCAGCGTCATGTACCTATCGTTCATTCGCGTTAACAAAATAGTAAGTAATCGTCATTCGTCAACCGACACTCAGTCCAACTAATAGTTTTAATCCTCcggaggcaattcttgtgcgctcaggCTCCACACCAAGTGCAGGCCCATTCACAGGGggatatttgtcgcggccctaagCCCATAGTTAGGTGTGTATACCTCAcagttgctaaatacacattgaggcctatgagggctcgcaaACATTTCGTGGCTTTCTCCCTTCCTCCAATCTAAGGTTCCCTCTCCTCCCTCCACTTCCTttcccagatatcccctcctaACTTTCTTCCAGGACACTGCAGTCGTTAACTCTCAACTTGATTCCAGCGCCCTGCAGTTCCTAAGCCGGGGAATATCAGTATTCCAGAATAAAAAGTttgcttaaaattatattcaaccTAACGGTCACAAGTTGAGGACACTTGTATGTAGTCTTATTGTTGGGGGCCTGTTCGCTGATAGACAATGATGATGACTTTCTAACATGaatgtactataatatttctacagtaatttttacttaagtatataccTATTCCTGTTAcagtttattataagtaaaattcaaataataatgaacttattattaatttatccgTACCACGAAACCAGTAGGCAATAGTGCAATAAcgaacatcatttttttttaataatagcattttatcaaaacattagcgcattacatacaaaagtacattgcaataatacattattttcataaaacaaaacaaaaacgtaTAACGCGTTGAATGTTCACCCTTCTTTTTAAGTTGGttaatgaaacaacttttatcATTCAGGGCTCAACACAAACAGCATATTTTTCAGTATCACATAATTCTACTTCATTTATACATCttattaaccaatatttattaacatgtcTCACATCTGGAGGCAATTTCTTTTTTAGCTGCTGCATGTTTTCATaactaatagttttatttttatgaacaacATAATCAACGTCCATGAAACATATTGACTTTACAATGTTCCCGCCATAAGCAATCCAATGTCTCTCGAAATGTTTCCTTAAGTCTTCTTGAAAAGATATAAAATCAGGATAGAACCCCAGTCTTTTGCCTTTGAAGACATCAGGCAAAGGATTTTCTGGCAACATATCTTTCGCATCTAATTCCATATCCACACTTGCTTCAGATGTATCTGATTTGTCCAGGTTTTTCCTTTTCCTGTGCTTCTTACCAACACTTTCAGTTGAAGTATCCATTTCATCATCATCCAAGTTGCTTGCATTTGAGGAATTTGTACTATTTAAATCTCTTTTCTTAACTAGAAAACcatctaatgttttattttttacaggaCTTTTCTTAACTTTCGTATCTACTTTATCTGTcgtttttgctttttttgttGGCGGTTCGTCGTTTTCGGCTGCCACTGCAAATTTATTGAGAAGTGACACATCAGTTTTCTCTTTGGATGTCTTATAAAGATGTTTGAGCTCTTCCAAATTTGTTGCCGATTCCCAATTTTTGTCTGTCCTGATGCGAGTTACTCTTGGAAACCTTACCGATATCCCATCCGCGGTGTGGAGATTAGCCTTTGTCAACTCCGTACCTGtaacagtattttataaaattagtttctttataaaaacCTACAGAGTATTTATTGACTCATAGTGTTAAAGCATATCTAATATttcaaaagtatatttaaaaaaattgagtaTTAATTCTTTtaccgattttaattaaatttaaataatatactacaaaCAAAGGCCTTTTGATTATATGTAAAAACCATGTGCATCTACAATGAAAATAGCTTAGTTGAACAGTAAtagactgtcgagacgaatatccACTGGTTAAAAACCCGAGGCACAAGCCTCTGATATTTTAAagttgtgtgtgtattctttgtcaattgtcgcttgcttaagggtgaaggaaaacactgtgaggaaacttgcatacctaagATCTCCATAAAAATTgggaaggtatgtgaagtctgccaacacACACTGGGTCAGAGTAGTGAACTAAAGCCTAACattctttcagtagtagaggaggcccgtgcccagcagcaGGACAGAATATAAAACtgggttattattattacatatgatTATGTGCAtctacaaatatgttaaaaataaaaaatacctgtaATCTCCCAAACTGGTTGTTTCTTTGGATCAATAGCTACAAAGTCCGGTACCATTCCCTTATTACAGTCCAACCAAGAGGGTATTTTGTAGCTATCTTGTGATATTTTCATCATCAGAGGTGAAAGTTCCTTTTGAAGCCTCTCTAGTGTACTATCATCATGGCCTGTATGAACTTTGGTTACTGTGACCCACTTATTACGTTGTTTGTCCAGACATCCCATCAGGAATACCGACATCATACCGCCCTTTTTGCCTGTGcctgttgaaaaaaaaataagatttttaatatagaacAAAATGTATTGTTCCATGTTCAAATAAGGAAAACTAGTGCATTTACACAACACAATAAGTGCATCACATGAATGCGctgatgtataatatttaaattatataaaacctaAAAAGTGTCATAGCTAAATATATAACAGGTGAGCTATATCTTAGTTCATGTAAGACATCATGCCTAGTACCAAGGAATCTTAACTATACAGGGTCGTTAGGACTATTTTAacattgttattaaatgatatCACATGTTTATCTTCTcgaaaataatacttaacaataagtttttatatttaccaaacCAAGCTCCAAGAACAACTAGATCAGCTGTATCAGCCATTGCTCCATCAAACAGATAATCTTTCTTTACCTTCAGCCAATGCCTTTTGCCTGGCTCATAGGTTGAATCTAAGTCCTTAAGTACTAGCCCCTCCAGGCCTTGTTCAAGTACCTGTaatgataatgaaaaaaaattgcaaaattacaaatgattttactatttatataatatatttatatatttaacttatttaattgatgatataaataaaaatgcctaAATAGATTTGAGTTCCGTGAAATGTgataagatattaatataaatcagAAAAaccttaagtatttatttaaaagtacaaaTAGTACGACAATAATTACTATGATGCTTACACCATTATATTCAGAACGCACTAGTCAACCATCAAGACAATTTTAATTACCTCTGAGTCAAACTACAAATACAACAGTCaatctttaaaaacaaatatatatttaccgtAGCAATCATTTTGGCCAAATCCGATGGTTTCCTGATCAATTGCTGTTCAGAGAACATGACATGGTTTTTAACTTCAACCATATTCTCTTGCAGTATTTGCCTTCGCTTTTTTATTGGTATGTCAAGCAATACCTCACCATTATAGTATAAGCAGTCAAacacaaacagacagacagacgcatCTTTAAATTCTGATTGCTTGTGAATACCCAATGTGCCAAACGGTAATGGTTTCCCAGTATTAACATCAACCATTAATACCTCTGCATCCAAAATCAGATCATTTCCTTGTGGAAATGCTTTGggtaaatattccttaaaatgATTCACTTTATGAGCCATCACTGGTTTTAAAGCCCttgagtaatatttaaattcatttcctTTTTTATGTACTTGTACTCTTTCTCCGTCATACTTGATTTCAGAGAACATGCCGTTTGGACATTTCTTCATTGCCATTTCTACAGACTTGCATGCTTCAGCCAACATGGGTAATACGGGAGTCATAAGGGCTATTCTTGCCTCTACGCTCTTCTGAACTACATCTTTATGTTTAACTCCTTTTCCATGTGGCAATACTCGGTCTAAGACCATGTTTAAATCCCTTGAGGCTTGAAAAGCTGCGTATGCATCAGGATGTACTCCTTCCAATATATGTTTTGGGCCGGCGTTGATTCTCAAATCACCTTTAATAAGTCTTATGAGCATTTTCAAGTCATCTAATGTGCATctctttacaatttttttaaaatgataaatctGTTCATCTTCTTTTGTGAACTTTGAAAGTTCTTGTAGGAATTCATCGACGTCTTGTAATGTCAAAGTAGATTTGTCTGCGGGGCTAACATTTTTGGATTTCTTGAAAAAATGTTGTATAGTGTCAGCAACATCCCCTTGTTCCAAATGTGTTGACATATCATCATGGtcagttttaaagattttagagaataatttaacaagctgtttattttttaaattgtacacCCTTTTGAGACTTGAGGTAACAGTAGCTTACACCATAACGACAAGGTGCCTTTGAAAGTCTTACTGTCTGTTCCCTCACGGAAGAATCTATTAACAGTTGCCGTTTTTTCAGTATATGCATCAACTTTCGCAATCTTTCTGCATAAatcacaaaatgttaaaaacctATCATCTTCCGTCTCCACCTGTTTTTCAAAATCTGATTTCTCAGCTTTAATCGAAATGATACCAAcagattcattttttattacctttgcTGTGTACTTACCATTGTTTTTCTCGGCATACAATATTTCCATATCATTTAGTTTCTTCAATATCAACTCTTGGTCCTCCTTGCTTAAAGCACCCCAGTTGCCGATGTCATCTATAGAATCCACTCGCTTTGTGGCGGGTCTTTGCTTCAATAACACATTTATGAAGCAATCGACATGGTGCCAGGACTTCATTTGCTGGCCCTCGCCATATGGACTGGCTACTAGCTTTGCTATGCGCAACTCACCACTAGCACAGCTAGTTTTGCATCCTTTACAGTTAGCGCGACCTCCTTTAGCCCGATCGACGAAAAACGGCACAGTTTCCGACATGATTTTGAATGCATAATtttcttattcataaacaaACAGCGATTGCTCAAGTGTCAACCATGTTATATTAATTTCGTGAATGTGTACAGAGCATTAATTACtgcgataaattaaaatatttactatttcatAGTGTAAAAATGGAACAAAACTTATCAATTAGCTTCTTAGATTATGCTTTGTGGTTCCATCGAGGATTGAAAAACTTATTTTCATAACTTTTAATTCTTGACAAATGTGAGTTCATAGTATGTGTCAattcacaatataaattttagtgGTGTACCActcagtgttgccagggcccttgagtcgtaagttacgtttcgtttcctgaaatgttacatttttgctgcaaaagttacattattgtttttttttatttacgcgtttttgggcaagcatttctgtagctacgaaaacgcggggactcgcgaagtaggaaatgtgcgggcgcacactcaagcaaaatcaagttttaatatatgcaagatacgtttcatggcgagccatctctaagtgtgataacgagtgaaatactttttaagaCCCGTCAGTTTTACGTGCGTTCAATTTGGATTTGTTGagtagaaatgcgttcgtaaactgtttacaataaaaaatttgtattacaaatatcgttgtcctcaaaagttacgaaaattgccttaaatataaaaattacttacatgttacgcgagggggtcaaaagtaacgaaaaatgtaagaaatgtaacgttctggcaacactggtacCACTAACTATTCATACTTCTTCCGTTCTTCAATTCTTCTCCACGATTGATTTATACCATATTTAGGTACATTTCTTTCACTGTATTTGAATATAGTTCGATTTAACTGGACGTGTGTATATACATAGTATTCGATAAtgatttgatatttatgtttaataaaacgaaatcaGAAATATCGTTAAATTTATCGTAACACTTTGCAGTATATAATTACTCCACGATGAAGTAACCAAATGCCTTTTCCGAAATTTGAGTTCCCCATCCCTAATCACTATTGACATTTTCCTCGCGCATGCGTCGTCCAAAGTCTGCGTTCGGATACGCAACCAAATCAATAATTCGACATAGctgcaataataattattaaaattattttatcattttatacaaaattgttaaataataaatattgctaattcaaaattaaacatgcaaatatttttttgttccagCTTCATCTTGTCACCAAGAATTTAGCAGCGATAGCACAAAGCATGGCACGCTCACATCGCCTCATTACCCTTCGCCTTACCCGCCGAACACTCATTGCCACTATGAGTTTTTTGGAAGAGGCAAAGAAAGAGTTAGATTAATATTTCAagatttctatttatataaatctgcTGATGGTTCTATGGAGTGAGTATTATCGAGataatctaatattatatacttattcttcaaaatatagtcgaaaaatattaattacaactaCTACTACAATATCAGTCTACTGGTATATCAAATTACCAGTTGAGTAGGCGAAAACTTAAAacgttgtattttataaataggaaaCTAGAGAATATTATAGCTAATAGTATtgactaaattatattttattatttcagctGTACCAATGTGGATTCGCTACAAGCATTTGTCAATGTTGATGGCCGATTAGAAAAAGTAGAAACCTTCTGTGGAATTGATCTTCCAAAACCTATTATGTCTAACGGACCGAAACTTATGATGGAATTTCGGGGAACGCAGTCTTCGAGATACTCCAGAGGATTCAAAATCTCATATTCTTTCGTAGAAAGTTAGTATTGCcctaagaataaaaaaaaatgtacttacatAAATCCTAAAACATGAAAATCTAATCCTACtatgtaatgaaattttacatagattaaataatttaataattgttttacagATTTCGGCATTACCTCGGGGAGACAGCTTAGAGAGTTTCCTTGCGCTTTTGTATACAATAGTAGTGAGTTCCGTAATGGTACTTTCGCTTCGCCTAACTCGCCTGGTCCGTATCCTCGAGACACAGAATGTACATACTTCTTTCATGGTGGCGAGAGCGAGAAAGTTCATCTTCATTTCACGAATTTTGATGTAGAGGGAGTGTTACCGTgagtattgtttaaatttattacaatcaaaCTAATATATCAATAACTGATGACCGTAATATAGAATATCTTTTATGTAATAAGGAAGAATTTATGCTTttagttttagtaaaataaaaagtaaaaagacaatcgaaaaataataaatactaataaatttgaGAACAAAGTACATGGTAGGTACTTAGTGGAACTTTCTAAGCggtttaacataaaatacactTAGAGTCGTATGTAGGTACACTTAgacttacttaataataataataatatcagccctgtattatatacttgcccaatactgagcacgggcctcctctactactgagagggattaggccttagtccaccacgctgacctagtgcggattggtagacttcacacaccgtcgaaattcctatagagaacttctcagatgtgcaggtttcctcacgatgttttccttcacattcattcatacatgattttagaaaagtcagaggtgtgtgcccttgggatttgaacctgccgacattcgtcttggcagtccgttccacacccaactaggctgtcgtcGCTTACTTAAAcgtatagtttaaaaatataggtaaaattatgcttatattatattaaatacgtaTCTATAATCCAATTCATACAGACATTGTCAAAAATTTCGTATCTCCAAAGTAGCAAAGTGCCTGTATGCAggagaaattttaaaatttgagttCAATGGTTTGAGTTGGAATATTGCCAAGGCCTTGGAGCGGGGCGCCTCCGGGTTATAACcttaaaacttgtttaaaaatcGTAGCTTTAAACAACCAAGTGAACTTATtcaattactagcttttgcccgcggctccgcccgcgttataaagtttttggggctaaagttttccgttacaaaagtcacactatacattttcccgggagGCTATGTTCATCCCAGGGtcacaaactgtctccataccaaatttcattttaatacgttggctagtttttttagtttaacacgttcaggcagacagatgcagcgggggattttgttttataatatatttttgtagaactttttaagaggaacaatcccgtcatacttCATCagtgcataactttaaccgtttacgcagcgcacgcaacggaagctctcaaaacattttcctcgtttttgcaacatgtttcattactgcttcgctcctattggatatagcgtgatgatatatagcctatagcactccaagaataaagggctatccaacacaaaaagaatttttcagttcaaaccggtagttcctgagtttagccattactgctccgctcctattggtcatagcgtgatgatatatagcctatagcactccataaacaaaggactattcaacacaaaaagattttttcagttcgaaccggtagttcctgagattagccattactgctccgctcctattgggcataccgtgatgatatataacctatagcactccacgaacaaacggctatataacacaaaaatattttttcagttcgaataggtagtttctgagattagccattgctgctccgctcctattgggtatagcgtgatgatatatagcctatagcactccacgaacaaagagctatccaacacaaaaagaatttttcagtttgacctggtagttccggagattagcgcgttcaaacaaacaaacaaacaagctcttcagctttatataatagtatagattaaaactATTGCCAATATTGTTAGGTAGTACCTACGAGTAAATTTTCATAACGCCCagaaattacattgaaatatgttctttaaattaaaaaaaaaaaaccctgtACATTTCTACTTTGcggctaaaataaataaagcagccatagtttctttttatacaatttaaagaaAGTAACTCAGAAAAATTTATGTTGTATGTAAACTTTTTGCAGATGTGAAGCTGTCTCAGCCAGTGATTACGTggaattttcaaattatatgacTGAGGATAATAGGTATGGTAGATATTGCGGCCAGATGAAGGAATTCCACGTTGAATCCGAGAGGAACTTCTTCAAAGTAACGTTCCGTTCAAACGATAGACTTGACGGAACAGGGTTCAAAGCTATTTATCAGTTTCTAGAAATAACTGACGAGTATCGAGCCCCACCGGTGCGGGACAAAGCTTCGAATTCTATGTGTaagtagtttaattatttattcctttatattataatacctaatgtttgttaattttatttataacaatcacTTGTTCATATAGTTGCCTTagataattcaaataattgaatgtgtaataaattgttttatttctatgaaattataaaaatgactgCAGATATTTcctaactaaataatatttaagaaaaaacgaTGGCTATTATCAATCAAAGCTTATCACACTAAAACCTGTCACCCGACCTTTAAATATTACTGGAGgaaaaattatatcttattttcTGCGGTTTTACTTGCGTTAGTCAGCAGATTATTAATTGTGTCCTTTTCAATTTTCAGATATAATGAAAAACGTTCTTATGCTGCTCATCCTCGCTGTATCATCAtctatatcattaaaataaagtgatattagttttaaaacctaGTCTCTAATCCtgtacattttgtaatataatatgtgcCATACACCTGTAATTACGTAGTTTATTGtgcaaaattttctataaacgCGTTTTCAgttatattctattaaaaacTAAAGCAATACGAAGCGAGacacaataaagatttattaataaaggcacgtactattgaaataaattataaaaatattggagttgtttcatttagtattcGAAAGAAGATAAATGCGTTCCTTTAACGATTTTATATATGGTttaggtaaattaaaattaataaccacGTTTGCATCATTTAATAAAGGAAGAAACTGCTAAAAGACACTCAgggaaatacaataaataaaataagattgaAGGCACTACACTCTCTTTAGTAACAAAtacccaataaaaataaataaaaataaaatataattaatctccTAGGTATGACAGATAGCAAACACTATTTCCTAGCAATTCTCATGCTACAAGTATATTCTTACGGGACGTTACATTTTCTCTCTAATCACACCTACCGCAAGGCGCGTTAAGGAagttcgtttaaaaaaaatgattttgtcctgcacacaaaaTTGTGATTGTAACAATCTGATATAAATGGGGAAAAGGGCTTCATTGCTCAAAAGTGACAACTAATCttcctatttaaaatattctccTTACCGTTCTTTACCATCCAGTATAAGAGATATACAAAAAAAGGATGAGTGTCAGATCCGACGCACGACTGGAGGTTACTTCTTAATACGTcccttatattaataaaagcatTCACAGTCAAAACCggttataatgacatcgaaagaACCGCCGAATCTGGACGCTATATCTGATAGCCGTTAAAACGATACGTCGCTATAACCGAACTtgttataaccggtttctactgtatgCATTTCTAATAATGTTTAGTgaataaaatctattatatCAGCATCATTCTAATTGACAGAAATATAAACTTAACGTGAAAGGTTTGCAGAAAAACTTACGGCTTTTCAGTTAAcgcttgtattttataattaaattcactccacattatattttcataccTGGTGCCTCAtataaaaattgattattttggagtaaactctaaaaataatttgtatcttGCACTAAAGTCTAAACATATTGCTTTAATAATTACCAGCTGTGATCAGTTGCAAAAAAAGTAATGTCCCTTCACATTCTATATGTAAGAATATCCGAACGCACATGAAGTGAAGGGTACGGAGGAGCCAAATGCCGATgagcttattattattataaagtatgtgagttggtaaaataaattgattacgtaatttaattataattaaagatgatagttaaaaaaattataattaacaaaacatttagatttactaataaaaaacagCCATGAAAAACTCGTGTCGCTTGTAAGGCGGCGCCCCCGATAAAACTGCGCTAGCCGTACCTATTTTTTGAAGCAATCCactgaaaatttataatacacatttaaaaaaatacatcgtATTTCGCAAATATATTGTCTgtgattgcattttttttaatgtcgacattttttctttaattttataatgaaaatacttaAGTAACGCTAACATTTTTGATTCCTCCATTACagtacacattatatttatttgcaacgAACCCTATTAGATAGACATCATTTTGgttgttcaataaataaaaatcattttttttttaaaacagttatTCGTCTGCCGTCCGAAATTGTGTGCCGTAAATATATGGAATGAATGCTCAAGGCTATTTGCTCTAGGGAGCGTCTTAATCATTAAAAGAAATCAGTAAAACAGTTGAAGTTTCGTTAAATTGCGCACTGCACAGTGCACGtatggtaatttataatttatctataacagggttatttatttaggtacttaCGTCATTACCAACTTTCAGTAATTGTATAATTAGACATAAAATCCTGTGTAGACTGCGGTCTTATTGGCATAGAGTATAGAATGGGCCATATGTGTAACAATACACTCGGATTAAAAAACTCATAAAGTATTGGATTCGATGCTCAGGTTGGTTATcaaaattttttgtttgtttattgattttaaaggaAGACTACGTTCGAATATAGAAATAACGCTAGGAACGATAGTTTTACTACTGTCACCCTTTAGTAGATACAGATTTCAGGTAGAAAGTATGCTTCACTTAAAATAATTCTCAAAATTAACGActgaaaacagaaaaataattgatGTGTTCTTATTGGTACCGTCGCGTCGCCTTCGTTCGAGAGGTGCTAGATTCAATGCTCTATGACAATGACTCAGTTAAGGTCCCNNNNNNNNNNNNNNNNNNNNNNNNNNNNNNNNNNNNNNNNNNNNNNNNNNNNNNNNNNNNNNNNNNNNNNNNNNNNNNNNNNNNNNNNNNNNNNNNNNNNNNNNNNNNNNNNNNNNNNNNNNNNNNNNNNNNNNNNNNNNNNNNNNNNNNNNNNNNNNNNNNNNNNNNNNNNNNNNNNNNNNNNNNNNNNNNNNNNNNNNNNNNNNNNNNNNNNNNNNNNNNNNNNNNNNNNNNNNNNNNNNNNNNNNNNNNNNNNNNNNNNNNNNNNNNNNNNNNNNNNNNNNNNNNNNNNNNNNNNNNNNNNNNNNNNNNNNNNNNNNNNNNNNNNNNNNNNNNNNNNNNNNNNNNNNNNNNNNNNNNNNNNNNNNNNNNNNNNNNNNNNNNNNNNNNNNNNNNNNNNNNNNNNNNNNNNNNNNNNNNNNNNNNNNNNNNNNNNNNNNNNNNNNNNNNNNNNNNNNNNNNNNNNNNNNNNNNNNNNNNNNNNNNNNNNNNNNNNNNNNACGGTTTTcaatagtagtccgaactatacctgtgaaggtcctatctttctcacacatttctaaaagtatggtacttttttgaagccttataaaatattaactgttatatttaagaaatcgaaaaaatatataccattaaatatatttaataacatatagctaagttaatgattcattatgataactcatatagaattcttgtaaaaaaatatttcgacaacactttttaacacgttgaaaaagcgtccgatttaaccccaacgcaccttatcctaccaccagcaaataacagttaataaagaaaaattcaaGTCCATCATATGAATATCTGTACTAAAGTTATTCCGCTTTAAAACCTTACAAACACATAACAATTCACGA
This genomic stretch from Manduca sexta isolate Smith_Timp_Sample1 chromosome 21, JHU_Msex_v1.0, whole genome shotgun sequence harbors:
- the LOC115453760 gene encoding LOW QUALITY PROTEIN: DNA ligase 3 (The sequence of the model RefSeq protein was modified relative to this genomic sequence to represent the inferred CDS: inserted 1 base in 1 codon) → MSETVPFFVDRAKGGRANCKGCKTSCASGELRIAKLVASPYGEGQQMKSWHHVDCFINVLLKQRPATKRVDSIDDIGNWGALSKEDQELILKKLNDMEILYAEKNNGKYTAKVIKNESVGIISIKAEKSDFEKQVETEDDRFLTFCDLCRKIAKVDAYTEKTATVNRFFREGTDSKTFKGTLSLWCKLLLPQVXKRVYNLKNKQLVKLFSKIFKTDHDDMSTHLEQGDVADTIQHFFKKSKNVSPADKSTLTLQDVDEFLQELSKFTKEDEQIYHFKKIVKRCTLDDLKMLIRLIKGDLRINAGPKHILEGVHPDAYAAFQASRDLNMVLDRVLPHGKGVKHKDVVQKSVEARIALMTPVLPMLAEACKSVEMAMKKCPNGMFSEIKYDGERVQVHKKGNEFKYYSRALKPVMAHKVNHFKEYLPKAFPQGNDLILDAEVLMVDVNTGKPLPFGTLGIHKQSEFKDASVCLFVFDCLYYNGEVLLDIPIKKRRQILQENMVEVKNHVMFSEQQLIRKPSDLAKMIATVLEQGLEGLVLKDLDSTYEPGKRHWLKVKKDYLFDGAMADTADLVVLGAWFGTGKKGGMMSVFLMGCLDKQRNKWVTVTKVHTGHDDSTLERLQKELSPLMMKISQDSYKIPSWLDCNKGMVPDFVAIDPKKQPVWEITGTELTKANLHTADGISVRFPRVTRIRTDKNWESATNLEELKHLYKTSKEKTDVSLLNKFAVAAENDEPPTKKAKTTDKVDTKVKKSPVKNKTLDGFLVKKRDLNSTNSSNASNLDDDEMDTSTESVGKKHRKRKNLDKSDTSEASVDMELDAKDMLPENPLPDVFKGKRLGFYPDFISFQEDLRKHFERHWIAYGGNIVKSICFMDVDYVVHKNKTISYENMQQLKKKLPPDVRHVNKYWLIRCINEVELCDTEKYAVCVEP